Part of the Fusobacterium sp. genome is shown below.
GATAAAGACATTTTAAAATCAATGATCGAAGAAATTTGTTTCAACAATGTTAAAAATTATTTTAATTTAGATATATAACACAAGGAGGAAATAAAAATATGAAATTATCATTTAGATGGTATGGAGATTCAGATCCTATCAGTCTTGAGTATATAAGACAGATACCTACTATGCACAGTATTGTTACTGCTGTATATGATATTCCTGTAGGTCAGGAATGGGATATAGAAAGAATAACTGCCCTTAAAACAAAGATTGAAAATGCTGGTTTACATTTTGATGTAATAGAAAGTGTCCCTGTTCATGAAGATATCAAATTAGGATTGCCAACAAGAGATTTATATATTGAAAATTATAAAAAGAATATCAGAAATCTTTCTAAAGCTGGGGTAAAAGTTATCTGTTACAATTTTATGCCAGTGTTTGACTGGACAAGATCACAACTTGATAAAAAATTGGAAGATGGTTCAACTGCTCTTGTTTACTACAAAGATCAAGTGGATAAATTAGATCCCTTGAATAGTAATTTATCCCTTCCAGGATGGGATTCAAGCTATACAAAAGAAGAAATGAATGAATCATTCAGACAATATAAAGAAAATGGAGAAGAGGGATTATGGGCTAATTTAGAATATTTTTTAAAAGAAATAATTCCAATTGCTGAAGAATGTGATATCAAAATGGCCATTCACCCAGATGATCCACCTTGGCCAATCTTTGGACTTCCTAGAATTATTACCAATGAAGCTAATTTAGACAGGTTCCTTAAATTAGTAGACAATAAATACAATGGACTTACTCTTTGTACTGGTTCTCTTGGAAGTGGAAACTTTAATGATATGGTATATCTGGTAGATAAATACAGTGCTATGGGAAGAATACATTTTATTCATGTTAGAAATGTCAAACTTCTTGAAGATGGTGTAAGTTTTGAAGAATCAGCTCACTATTCAAAATGTGGTTCATTGGATATTGTAGGTATCATGAATGCACTATATAAAAATAATTTTGATGGATATTTGAGACCTGATCATGGAAGAATGATCTGGGGAGA
Proteins encoded:
- the uxuA gene encoding mannonate dehydratase gives rise to the protein MKLSFRWYGDSDPISLEYIRQIPTMHSIVTAVYDIPVGQEWDIERITALKTKIENAGLHFDVIESVPVHEDIKLGLPTRDLYIENYKKNIRNLSKAGVKVICYNFMPVFDWTRSQLDKKLEDGSTALVYYKDQVDKLDPLNSNLSLPGWDSSYTKEEMNESFRQYKENGEEGLWANLEYFLKEIIPIAEECDIKMAIHPDDPPWPIFGLPRIITNEANLDRFLKLVDNKYNGLTLCTGSLGSGNFNDMVYLVDKYSAMGRIHFIHVRNVKLLEDGVSFEESAHYSKCGSLDIVGIMNALYKNNFDGYLRPDHGRMIWGETGKPGYGLYDRALGASYITGIWETLERIK